The Streptomyces sp. WZ-12 genome segment GATTGCCCCCATCGCAGTGGACACGGGAATTACGTTTCAAATCGAGGACATCGTTCGGAAGGTGGAGGATGGCCTGCCGCCCGACTACCCGGAAGCCGCGATCGGCAACGATTGGACACGCCGGGACGTGATCGCCGCCATGGCCCGGGATCTGTTCTCGGGCGACATGTACGACGACTGAACCTAAGCGGCACACCCCGAACGGCCACCCTCACAGAGGGTGGCCGTTCGCATGCCCCGGAGCGCCAGAGTCGTTGACGTACGCAACGATCGGACAGAATCTGGGGTCTCTCTCTACTCCCCCTCCCGTGAGTGGGTGGGAAGACGGGTGAGTGGGGGCTAACCATCGTGGCCCTCTGACCGTCAGGACCTGTCATTCTGGTGATGGTCGTTGCTCGTCACCTGACGGTCACCACTCAACCCAGAGGCCCGAGTTGACCTACTGGCAGGAGGCACCAGCCACCGTTTTTTCACCCATCCCACGGGAGGGGACGGGCCGGAGGGGCAGGGCGTTCGGACGTAAAGCGAAGCAGTCCGAACGCCCTGCCCCGGAGGCCCGTCACCGCACCCCGACAGCCCCGCGCAGCGGACAACTCAGCCCGCGCTGCAGGCGCAAAGGACAGCAACCCCCACGGCGGGACAGCCGACAACGTGCGGCGCCGACCCATGGGCATCGCGGCGCACCAATGCCGCATAGCGGCCATCCGCGGCCAACAGCTCGTCGTGGGTGCCGCGTTCGGCGATCCGACCGTCGTCGAGGACGACGATCTGGTCGGCGTCCCGGACGGTGGAGAGGCGGTGCGCGATGGTGAGGGTGGTGCGGCCCTCGGAGAGCGCGTCGATGGCCTTCTGGACGGCGTGTTCCGTGCGGGTGTCCAGCGCGCTGGTGGCCTCGTCCAGGACGAGGACCGGTGGGTCGCGCAGGATGGTGCGGGCGATGGCCAGGCGCTGCTTCTCGCCGCCGGAGAAGCGGTAGCCGCGTTCGCTGACGACGGTGTCGTAGCCGTTGGGGAGCGCCGCGATGTGGTCGTGGATCTGGGCGGTCCGGGCGGCCCGTTCGATCTCCTCGTCGGTGGCGTCCGGCTTGGCGAAGCGGAGGTTCTCGGCGACCGAGGCGTGGAAGAGGTAGGTCTCTTGGGAGACCACGCCGACCGCGCCGGCCAGGGTCTCGAAGTCGAGGTCACGGACGTCGGTGCCGTCGAGGGTGACCCGGCCGCCGGTGACGTCGTACAGGCGCGGGACGAGGTAGCTCAGGGTGGTCTTGCCGCTGCCGGTCGGGCCGACGACGGCGAGGCTGCTGCCGGCCGGGACGGTCAGGTCGATGCCGTCGAGGGTGGGGGCGACCTCCGGGTCGTAGCCGAAGGAGACGCCCTCGAAGCGGATCTCGCCGCGCGGGGCGGGCAGTTGGACCGGCGCGGCGGGTTCGGTGATGGTGACCGGCAGGTCGAGGTACTCGAAGATGCGCTGGAAGAGCGCGAGCGAGGTCTGCATGTCGACGCCGGTGGACAGCAGGGAGACGGTGGGGCGCAGCAGGCCCTGCTGGAGGGTGACGAAGGCGACCAGGGTGCCCAGGGAGAAGGCGGGGCCGCCGAGTTGGAGGACCAGGCCGGCGGCCCAGTAGATGAGCGCGGGCATGGCGGCCAT includes the following:
- a CDS encoding ABC transporter ATP-binding protein, with the protein product MRPEPPAPDWTPPPKDPDAPVQLRRILALFRPYRARLALVGLLVAASSLVSVASPFLLREVLDVAIPDRRTGLLTLLALGMIATAVTTSVFGVLQTLISTTVGQRVMHDLRTAVYAKLQRMPLAFFTRTRTGEVQSRIANDIGGMQATVTSTATSLVSNLTSVVATVVAMVALDWRLTVVSLLLLPVFVWVSRRVGNERKKITTKRQKQMATMSAMVTESLSVSGVLLGRTMGRADSLTKDFATESERLVDLEVRASMAGRWRMATIGIVMAAMPALIYWAAGLVLQLGGPAFSLGTLVAFVTLQQGLLRPTVSLLSTGVDMQTSLALFQRIFEYLDLPVTITEPAAPVQLPAPRGEIRFEGVSFGYDPEVAPTLDGIDLTVPAGSSLAVVGPTGSGKTTLSYLVPRLYDVTGGRVTLDGTDVRDLDFETLAGAVGVVSQETYLFHASVAENLRFAKPDATDEEIERAARTAQIHDHIAALPNGYDTVVSERGYRFSGGEKQRLAIARTILRDPPVLVLDEATSALDTRTEHAVQKAIDALSEGRTTLTIAHRLSTVRDADQIVVLDDGRIAERGTHDELLAADGRYAALVRRDAHGSAPHVVGCPAVGVAVLCACSAG